In one Flavobacteriales bacterium genomic region, the following are encoded:
- a CDS encoding TonB-dependent receptor, with product MPILLRTAIAAAVLLLGQAHAIAQPQFQSVRGTITDADTRQPLIGATVLLVGSDPLIGATSDFDGRFTLSQVPVGRIALQVRMLGYEEQALGNLLVNSAKELVLDIRLQESLVRLQEVEVTAGKGRGEVRNDMAMLSARRISVEETSRIAGGINDPARMVTVFPGVAGDPVGNNTIVVRGNSPKGVLWRLEGMEVPNPNHFADDGTTGGPINVLNSDMVDNSDFYTGAFAAEYGNVTSAVFDMKLRDGNDRKREYTLKAGVLGTDLTAEGPLPGIKGGSFIANYRYSTLALLDAAGIVDYQGVPKYTDAAFKLKLPAAKAGTFSLFGIGGRSSISQQDRGVQDDTLFATSEYGSRMGVAGLTHTLLLGSSNFLYSAVSISGNGSGSEYFESPAPGEDPLALRHEDDNARWTIRASTTLNTRINAAHKLRSGIIVSADRFRIYANTWDPADQRMELNLLQSGSATTVQAFTSWKWRISEQWSLTSGLHMLHYALNGSTSVEPRAAIRYQRTQARAFTLGAGLHSRTESLMNYLARATDAQGRATQPNRSMGLSKALHAVAGYEHMLAEDLQLKAEAYYQYLFNQPVEDAAGSAFWLGNMQEWYTTKPLVNRGIGYNAGVELSIEKFFTRGWHALATASVFESRYRALDGTWYNARFGLGTVANALAGKEWKVGAADKNKILTTGIRYSVQGGQWQTPLDLQASIAAGYQQEGSPLMGRKGLPIHKVDMVLAYRIGRAKASHEFKVDVQNVLNAQTPVWYWYNGRHRRIDPVNQLAVLPVLQYTLRF from the coding sequence ATGCCCATCCTCCTCCGCACCGCCATCGCCGCCGCCGTCCTCCTGCTCGGCCAGGCCCACGCCATCGCCCAGCCGCAGTTCCAATCGGTGCGCGGCACCATCACCGATGCCGACACCAGACAGCCGCTCATCGGCGCCACCGTGCTGCTCGTGGGCAGCGACCCGCTCATCGGCGCCACCAGCGACTTCGATGGCCGCTTCACCCTCAGCCAGGTGCCCGTGGGCCGCATCGCCCTGCAGGTGCGCATGCTCGGCTACGAGGAGCAGGCCCTCGGCAACCTCCTGGTCAATTCCGCCAAGGAGCTTGTGCTGGACATCCGCCTGCAGGAGTCGCTCGTCAGGCTCCAAGAGGTGGAGGTCACCGCCGGCAAGGGCCGTGGCGAGGTGCGCAACGACATGGCCATGCTCAGCGCCCGCCGGATCAGCGTGGAGGAGACCTCGCGCATCGCCGGCGGCATCAACGATCCCGCCCGCATGGTCACCGTCTTCCCCGGCGTCGCCGGCGACCCCGTCGGCAACAACACGATCGTTGTGCGGGGCAACTCCCCCAAGGGCGTCCTCTGGCGCCTGGAGGGCATGGAGGTCCCCAATCCCAACCATTTCGCCGACGATGGCACCACCGGCGGGCCCATCAACGTGCTCAACAGCGACATGGTCGACAACAGCGACTTCTACACCGGAGCCTTCGCCGCCGAGTACGGCAACGTCACCAGCGCCGTCTTCGATATGAAGCTCCGCGACGGCAACGACCGCAAGCGTGAGTACACCCTCAAGGCCGGCGTCCTCGGCACCGATCTCACCGCCGAAGGGCCGCTGCCCGGCATCAAGGGCGGCTCCTTCATCGCCAATTACCGCTACAGCACCCTCGCACTCCTCGATGCCGCCGGCATCGTAGACTACCAGGGCGTGCCCAAGTACACCGATGCCGCATTCAAGCTCAAGCTCCCTGCGGCGAAGGCCGGCACCTTCTCCCTCTTCGGAATCGGCGGGCGCAGCAGCATCAGCCAGCAGGACCGCGGCGTGCAGGACGATACGCTATTCGCCACCAGCGAGTACGGCTCGCGCATGGGCGTGGCCGGCCTCACCCACACCCTCCTGCTCGGGTCCAGCAACTTCCTCTACAGCGCGGTGAGCATCAGCGGCAACGGCAGCGGCAGCGAGTACTTCGAGTCGCCCGCGCCCGGCGAGGACCCCTTGGCCCTCCGTCATGAGGACGACAATGCCCGGTGGACCATTCGCGCCTCCACCACCCTCAACACCCGCATCAACGCCGCCCATAAGCTCCGCTCGGGCATCATCGTCTCCGCCGATCGCTTCCGCATCTACGCCAACACCTGGGACCCTGCCGATCAGCGGATGGAGCTCAACCTCCTCCAGAGCGGCAGCGCCACCACTGTCCAGGCCTTCACCAGCTGGAAATGGCGCATCAGCGAGCAGTGGTCGCTCACCAGCGGACTCCACATGCTCCACTACGCCCTCAACGGCAGCACCAGCGTGGAACCACGCGCTGCCATCCGCTACCAGCGCACCCAGGCCCGCGCCTTCACCCTCGGCGCAGGCCTCCACAGCCGCACCGAGAGCCTCATGAACTACCTAGCCCGCGCCACCGACGCCCAGGGCCGTGCCACCCAGCCGAATCGAAGCATGGGGCTCTCCAAGGCCCTGCACGCCGTGGCCGGCTACGAGCACATGCTCGCCGAGGACCTTCAGCTCAAGGCCGAGGCCTACTATCAGTACCTCTTCAATCAGCCCGTGGAAGATGCCGCCGGAAGCGCCTTCTGGCTCGGCAACATGCAGGAATGGTACACCACCAAGCCTCTCGTCAACCGCGGCATCGGCTACAACGCCGGCGTCGAGCTCAGCATCGAGAAGTTCTTCACCCGTGGCTGGCACGCCCTTGCCACTGCCTCCGTCTTCGAATCGCGCTATCGCGCCCTCGACGGCACCTGGTACAACGCCCGCTTCGGCCTCGGCACCGTCGCCAACGCGCTCGCCGGCAAGGAATGGAAGGTCGGTGCTGCCGATAAGAACAAGATCCTCACCACCGGCATCCGCTACAGCGTCCAGGGCGGCCAATGGCAAACGCCGCTCGATCTCCAAGCCAGCATCGCCGCTGGCTACCAGCAGGAGGGAAGCCCCCTTATGGGCCGCAAGGGCTTGCCCATCCACAAGGTCGACATGGTGCTCGCCTACCGCATCGGCCGCGCCAAGGCCAGCCACGAATTCAAGGTCGATGTGCAGAACGTCCTCAACGCCCAGACCCCCGTGTGGTACTGGTACAATGGCCGCCACCGGCGCATCGACCCTGTCAACCAGCTCGCCGTCCTTCCCGTCCTCCAGTACACGCTGCGCTTCTGA
- a CDS encoding C40 family peptidase has protein sequence MNSVICPLSIVPVRAEPSDRSEMVSQWLFGETAQVLDTRGAWSRLRFDHDGYEGWVDHKQILPCPTPNFDPDLRVIDQSTIVDLGERQVPLTYGAVLPFYADGTILWQNHRVPVQAVTNHRPDLERADLLELYLHPFLGAPYLWGGRTPWGVDCSGLVQMIFILMGIYLPRDASQQAAEGDVVELLDLCEPGDLAFFDNEEGRIVHVGIVLTRNEEDDLRIIHSSGRVRIDKLDHQGIYNPEEARYTHKLRMLRRVL, from the coding sequence ATGAATTCCGTCATCTGCCCCCTCTCCATCGTTCCAGTGCGCGCCGAGCCGAGTGACCGCTCCGAAATGGTGTCGCAATGGCTATTCGGCGAGACCGCGCAGGTGCTGGACACACGCGGTGCATGGAGCCGCCTGCGGTTCGACCATGACGGCTACGAGGGCTGGGTTGACCACAAGCAGATCCTCCCCTGCCCCACGCCCAACTTCGACCCCGACCTGCGGGTGATCGACCAGAGCACCATCGTGGACCTGGGGGAGCGCCAGGTGCCGCTCACCTACGGCGCCGTGCTCCCGTTCTATGCGGATGGCACCATCCTGTGGCAGAACCACCGCGTGCCGGTACAAGCGGTGACGAACCACCGCCCCGACCTGGAAAGGGCCGACCTGCTGGAGCTGTACCTGCACCCCTTCCTGGGCGCACCTTACCTGTGGGGCGGCCGCACCCCATGGGGCGTTGATTGCAGCGGGCTGGTGCAGATGATCTTCATCCTGATGGGCATCTACCTGCCTCGCGATGCCAGCCAGCAGGCGGCCGAGGGCGATGTGGTGGAACTGCTGGACCTCTGTGAGCCCGGCGACCTGGCCTTCTTCGATAATGAGGAGGGCCGCATCGTGCATGTGGGGATCGTGCTCACGCGCAACGAGGAGGACGACCTGCGGATCATCCACAGCAGCGGCCGCGTGCGGATCGACAAGCTGGACCATCAGGGCATCTACAATCCCGAAGAGGCGCGCTACACGCACAAGCTGCGCATGCTCCGCCGGGTGCTCTGA
- a CDS encoding acetyl-CoA C-acyltransferase, producing MAREVVIISAVRTPMGSFGGSLAEVPATQLGATAVKAAVERAGIAPDQVNEVIMGSVLQANLGQAPARQAARFAGLPNEVACTTVNKVCASGMKAIMMAAQDILLGDADVVVAGGMESMSQTPYYVEKARYGYRYGHGQLIDGIVKDGLTDVYHQTAMGVSAELCAKEHGISREEQDAFAIESYKRSAAAWAAGRFKEEVVPVTVKTRKGDVVVSEDEEYKNVSFDKIPGLKPVFQKDGTVTAANASTINDGAAALVLMSADKAKELGLKPLARVLSYADAEQAPEWFTTTPAKALPRAVEKAGLNLSDIQYVELNEAFSVVGIANTKLMGLDPAKVNVNGGAVSLGHPLGCSGARIIVTLIGVLQQNGARYGAAGICNGGGGASAMVIEAL from the coding sequence ATGGCCCGCGAAGTCGTCATCATTTCCGCCGTACGCACGCCCATGGGCTCCTTCGGAGGCAGCCTGGCCGAAGTCCCTGCCACCCAATTGGGCGCCACGGCCGTGAAGGCCGCTGTGGAGCGCGCCGGCATCGCCCCCGACCAGGTGAACGAAGTGATCATGGGCAGTGTGCTGCAGGCGAACCTGGGGCAGGCACCTGCGCGCCAGGCCGCCCGGTTCGCCGGACTGCCGAACGAAGTGGCCTGCACCACCGTGAACAAGGTGTGCGCCAGCGGCATGAAGGCCATCATGATGGCCGCCCAGGACATCCTGCTCGGCGATGCCGATGTGGTGGTGGCGGGCGGCATGGAGAGCATGAGCCAGACCCCTTACTATGTGGAGAAGGCCCGTTACGGCTATCGCTACGGCCATGGGCAGCTGATCGATGGCATCGTGAAGGACGGCCTCACGGACGTGTACCACCAGACTGCCATGGGCGTGAGCGCCGAGCTCTGCGCCAAGGAGCACGGCATCAGCCGCGAGGAGCAGGACGCTTTCGCCATCGAGAGCTACAAGCGCAGCGCTGCCGCCTGGGCTGCAGGCAGGTTCAAGGAGGAGGTAGTGCCCGTTACCGTGAAGACCCGCAAGGGCGATGTGGTGGTGAGCGAGGACGAGGAATACAAGAACGTGAGCTTCGACAAGATCCCCGGCCTGAAGCCCGTGTTCCAGAAGGACGGCACGGTGACGGCCGCCAACGCAAGCACCATCAACGACGGCGCGGCCGCGTTGGTGCTGATGAGCGCGGACAAGGCGAAGGAACTCGGCCTGAAGCCGCTGGCGCGCGTGCTGAGCTACGCCGATGCCGAGCAGGCGCCCGAGTGGTTCACCACCACCCCGGCTAAGGCGCTGCCCCGTGCGGTGGAGAAGGCGGGCCTGAATCTGAGCGACATCCAATACGTTGAGCTGAACGAGGCCTTCAGCGTGGTCGGCATCGCCAACACCAAGCTCATGGGCCTCGACCCCGCCAAGGTGAACGTGAACGGCGGCGCGGTGAGCCTGGGCCATCCGCTGGGCTGCAGCGGCGCGCGCATCATCGTCACGCTGATCGGCGTGCTGCAGCAGAACGGCGCCCGGTACGGCGCAGCCGGCATCTGCAACGGCGGCGGCGGCGCAAGCGCGATGGTGATCGAGGCGCTGTAA
- a CDS encoding site-specific integrase has product MNEELRKLIESLQRTQDYRPAYLSKGKEWMICYYVTHPVRGVRVRKKEMLNHIRDRAERLRFARRRIRELNIALALGWSPFDPGRDMRGAKPLAKAFEEFLKAKERERIRPDSMRSYTSMVGILREWASRNGLGAIGVGEFSSSHARRFMQDSYIDRELSPRSFNNYHTFYVTLWNWLREHGYLRENVFHGIKKKRLDPDGSQRRSPSMHERAQIRAYLERENPRFFAFCLLCFHCGIRPKEAFMLKPEHFSIPGRFILVPGSVAKNHRTQGVAIPEVMVPNLEGLRLEGQSPEHYVFSTGFEPGPKLCCSRDSGRAWTRMRQAIGLAKEVTMYQLKHAGGEQLSRDGVGEVDLMNHLRHHDLSETSTYTRRTYKMGVRDVLKKASRF; this is encoded by the coding sequence ATGAACGAGGAGCTGAGGAAGCTGATTGAGTCCCTGCAGCGGACGCAGGACTATCGCCCGGCCTACCTGAGCAAGGGCAAGGAGTGGATGATCTGCTACTACGTGACGCACCCCGTCCGCGGGGTGCGCGTGCGGAAGAAGGAGATGCTCAACCATATCCGCGATCGTGCCGAGCGCTTGCGCTTCGCCAGGCGACGGATCCGGGAGCTCAACATCGCCCTGGCCCTGGGATGGTCCCCGTTCGACCCGGGCCGCGACATGCGAGGGGCGAAGCCATTGGCGAAGGCCTTCGAGGAGTTCCTCAAGGCCAAGGAGCGCGAGCGGATCCGGCCCGACAGCATGCGGTCCTACACCAGCATGGTGGGCATCCTGCGCGAATGGGCCTCCCGCAACGGGCTGGGGGCCATCGGGGTGGGGGAGTTCAGCTCCTCCCACGCCAGGCGCTTCATGCAGGACAGCTACATCGACCGGGAGCTCTCCCCGCGGTCCTTCAACAACTACCACACCTTCTATGTCACCCTGTGGAACTGGCTCCGTGAGCATGGCTACTTGCGCGAGAACGTCTTCCATGGGATAAAGAAGAAGCGGCTCGACCCCGATGGGTCCCAACGGCGATCCCCCAGCATGCATGAGCGGGCCCAGATCCGCGCCTACCTGGAGCGCGAGAACCCGAGGTTCTTCGCCTTCTGCCTGCTCTGCTTCCACTGCGGGATCCGGCCCAAGGAGGCATTCATGCTCAAGCCCGAGCACTTCAGCATCCCCGGCCGGTTCATCCTGGTCCCCGGATCGGTGGCCAAGAACCACCGCACCCAAGGCGTGGCCATCCCGGAGGTCATGGTGCCCAACCTGGAGGGCCTGCGCCTGGAGGGGCAGTCCCCGGAGCACTACGTGTTCAGCACGGGCTTCGAGCCCGGACCCAAGCTCTGCTGCTCGCGTGACAGCGGCCGCGCCTGGACGCGGATGCGCCAGGCCATCGGCCTGGCCAAGGAGGTCACCATGTACCAGCTCAAGCATGCCGGCGGCGAGCAGCTCAGCCGCGACGGGGTGGGAGAGGTGGACTTGATGAACCACCTCAGGCACCATGACCTCTCGGAGACCAGCACCTACACGCGCCGCACCTACAAGATGGGCGTGCGCGATGTGCTGAAGAAGGCCTCGCGCTTCTAG
- a CDS encoding DUF3800 domain-containing protein, whose product MDKANYGAIRQGYQPPHLREKFALFIDESGHAHQSNVDANNAFLTVCGVLFSKDDYGPFKSSFKSLKQDVFDSVDVVFHSRDIRKRQGPFRRLHDEAINELFVTRMNRAISESRFTVVATVIDKREFSRNYPFSTFDVYVIALEMIMERVLYRLQKKGILLYNKSVKIIAESRGKNEDKLLLGAYNKIVDTGNKYNTPERFQSLFTGITFKRKSERIDGLELADLCAYPISRHVQDPLVSHPSFPIIQPKLLRTIKHGYNAGIKRFPPPGTTRSGWYP is encoded by the coding sequence ATGGATAAGGCCAACTACGGTGCCATCAGACAAGGGTACCAACCTCCGCACCTGCGGGAAAAGTTCGCATTGTTCATTGATGAATCGGGACATGCGCACCAATCGAATGTCGACGCGAATAACGCCTTCCTCACGGTTTGTGGAGTTCTGTTCTCTAAAGACGATTACGGCCCCTTCAAGAGCTCGTTCAAGAGTTTGAAGCAGGACGTATTCGATTCAGTCGACGTGGTCTTCCATTCAAGGGATATCAGGAAGCGCCAGGGGCCCTTCAGAAGGCTGCATGACGAAGCAATCAATGAGCTTTTCGTGACTAGGATGAACCGGGCAATATCAGAATCCAGGTTCACTGTGGTGGCCACAGTGATAGATAAGAGGGAATTCTCGAGGAACTACCCATTTAGTACGTTTGACGTATACGTGATAGCGTTGGAGATGATTATGGAAAGAGTCCTGTATAGGTTGCAGAAGAAGGGGATCTTACTTTACAACAAATCTGTCAAGATTATAGCAGAATCAAGAGGTAAAAACGAAGATAAGCTTCTTCTTGGTGCGTACAATAAGATTGTTGACACTGGTAACAAATACAACACTCCCGAAAGATTCCAGTCATTGTTTACTGGGATCACATTCAAGCGAAAGTCAGAACGAATAGACGGGTTGGAATTGGCGGATTTGTGCGCCTATCCGATAAGCAGGCATGTTCAGGATCCGTTAGTAAGCCACCCATCATTCCCAATTATTCAACCCAAACTACTTCGGACGATCAAGCACGGGTATAACGCTGGAATCAAGCGATTTCCACCACCTGGTACAACCAGGTCGGGATGGTATCCATAG
- a CDS encoding tetratricopeptide repeat protein encodes MTRVLFLLLPLFQFMAPAAAMRQAEADSMVAAGQRAYSEADYAGALTAFDSVASRYDSPALQLALGNCHFKLGDVARAVLHYERGLRLAPNDADIRANLDLANEQVRDRIPGSSHSLGRTWQIIQGNDPDSWARNALIACLALFACMAGALLTSQRLLRIGLWAMALVAAMGLAVSLTIASMRHSALMQHDAAVVMAGKVEALAEPRQGAKALFILHRGAKVGIAQEGNGWVEVALPNDQVGWLPASALERI; translated from the coding sequence ATGACCAGGGTACTCTTCCTCCTGCTTCCCCTCTTCCAATTCATGGCCCCGGCAGCCGCGATGCGGCAGGCCGAGGCGGATTCAATGGTGGCCGCCGGCCAGCGCGCCTATTCCGAAGCGGACTACGCCGGTGCCCTCACCGCATTCGATAGCGTGGCTTCACGGTACGACTCGCCGGCCCTCCAGCTGGCCCTTGGCAATTGCCACTTCAAGCTGGGCGATGTTGCACGGGCCGTGCTCCACTATGAGCGCGGACTTCGGCTGGCCCCGAACGATGCTGACATACGCGCCAACCTCGACCTGGCAAACGAGCAGGTTCGGGACCGCATCCCGGGTTCCAGCCATTCTCTGGGCAGGACCTGGCAGATCATCCAAGGGAATGACCCTGACTCCTGGGCCCGCAACGCCCTCATCGCCTGCCTCGCCTTATTCGCGTGCATGGCCGGGGCGCTCCTCACCAGCCAACGGCTGCTCCGAATCGGCCTTTGGGCCATGGCGCTCGTTGCGGCCATGGGCCTGGCGGTCTCCCTGACCATCGCTTCGATGAGGCACAGCGCGCTTATGCAGCATGATGCAGCCGTGGTGATGGCAGGCAAGGTGGAAGCGTTGGCTGAGCCCAGGCAAGGCGCGAAAGCCCTATTCATCCTTCACCGCGGCGCCAAGGTGGGCATCGCGCAGGAAGGGAATGGCTGGGTCGAGGTCGCACTGCCCAACGACCAAGTGGGGTGGCTCCCGGCCTCCGCACTTGAACGGATCTGA